One Antarctobacter heliothermus DNA segment encodes these proteins:
- a CDS encoding MDR family MFS transporter, producing MSLAEVPTIPVIERPDPAAVRLALMAIAATLLFASLGQTIVSTAMPIMVADLGGMENITWVITAYLLASTIGAPVAGKLSDLYGRKIVLQGGILIFVVGSVICGTAGTMNTVIAGRVVQGLGGGGLIVTCMTAVGDLMPPRERGKAQGFLGAAFGVSTVIGPLLGGAIVESIGWHWIFFVNLPVGVVAFVVLNRALPTPVARSQKKVDYLGALLLAVLLGSVVLIPNVAGSFGWGGGQTLGLVLGVVLALIGFVLTERRAEEPILPLSLFRNNTFLVVNVVGFLVGMGMFGTITFLPLFLQMVKEVSPTVSGLFLVPMMGGLILSSMVAGRIMSATGRYKLMPTLSTGVLALALLAMSRLDAGSALWVIGAVMVMVGLGLGPVFAVGVAAIQNAVPPTMMGVGTASTNMFRLIGGSFGTAVFGAMFSAGLMRNLADTLPGEVSGGIGALGASMVHALPAETQARVLDGFSDALHPIFWAAAVAALVACVASTLLREEPLAEA from the coding sequence ATGTCTCTTGCCGAAGTTCCGACCATTCCCGTGATTGAACGCCCGGACCCTGCGGCGGTTCGTCTGGCCTTGATGGCCATTGCGGCGACATTGCTGTTTGCCTCGCTTGGGCAGACCATTGTGTCGACAGCGATGCCGATCATGGTCGCCGACCTTGGCGGGATGGAAAATATCACATGGGTGATCACCGCGTATCTGCTGGCCTCGACCATCGGCGCGCCGGTGGCGGGAAAACTGTCGGATCTGTATGGTCGCAAGATTGTCCTGCAGGGCGGTATCCTGATCTTTGTGGTGGGATCTGTGATCTGCGGCACCGCGGGGACCATGAACACGGTGATCGCCGGACGTGTGGTGCAGGGGCTGGGCGGCGGCGGGCTGATCGTGACCTGCATGACGGCGGTGGGCGATCTGATGCCTCCGAGGGAGCGTGGCAAGGCGCAGGGATTTCTTGGCGCGGCCTTTGGTGTGTCGACGGTGATCGGGCCTCTGCTGGGCGGTGCTATCGTTGAGAGCATCGGCTGGCACTGGATCTTTTTCGTCAACCTGCCGGTTGGCGTGGTGGCCTTTGTGGTGCTGAACCGGGCGCTGCCGACGCCGGTCGCGCGTTCGCAAAAGAAGGTGGATTATCTGGGCGCGCTGTTGCTGGCGGTGTTGCTGGGCAGTGTCGTTCTGATCCCCAATGTCGCGGGCAGTTTCGGCTGGGGCGGGGGGCAGACCCTTGGTCTGGTTCTGGGCGTTGTGCTGGCGTTGATTGGCTTTGTCCTGACTGAGCGGCGCGCCGAAGAGCCGATCTTGCCGCTGTCGCTGTTCCGCAACAACACTTTTCTGGTGGTCAATGTGGTGGGCTTTCTGGTCGGCATGGGCATGTTTGGCACCATCACCTTTTTGCCGCTGTTCCTGCAAATGGTGAAAGAGGTCAGCCCAACCGTTTCGGGCCTGTTCCTTGTGCCTATGATGGGAGGGTTGATCTTGTCGTCCATGGTGGCGGGTCGGATCATGTCGGCGACGGGGCGGTATAAACTGATGCCGACGCTGTCGACGGGGGTGCTGGCGTTGGCACTGCTAGCGATGTCGCGGCTGGATGCAGGCAGCGCGCTGTGGGTCATTGGGGCGGTCATGGTGATGGTTGGTCTGGGTCTTGGCCCAGTGTTTGCTGTCGGCGTGGCGGCGATCCAGAACGCGGTGCCGCCGACGATGATGGGGGTTGGCACCGCTTCGACCAATATGTTCCGGCTGATCGGCGGGTCCTTTGGGACAGCTGTCTTTGGTGCGATGTTCAGTGCAGGTTTGATGCGCAATTTGGCTGACACCTTGCCGGGAGAGGTGTCGGGCGGCATTGGCGCGCTGGGGGCCAGTATGGTCCACGCCTTGCCTGCGGAAACACAGGCGCGGGTGCTGGATGGGTTTTCTGATGCGCTGCACCCGATCTTTTGGGCGGCGGCGGTGGCCGCTTTGGTGGCGTGCGTCGCCTCTACGCTGTTGCGGGAGGAGCCTCTCGCAGAGGCGTGA
- a CDS encoding MarR family winged helix-turn-helix transcriptional regulator: MSARDDELKAQLARAGIDSATAQAALDVDAILQVWRRKVFKREIGLRAISELGLDIELAELDVLMAVRAPSNEFGDATGEETMVSTVASRLAIDPSRASRLTSALIKRGFLCRAVSQQDARRAVLQLTDTGERAIAAVRSYKFMVLGSYLKGWTPEEIATFLPLLDRFSAWSESAACPSGPVVEEIAALRDTLNTPKRDT; the protein is encoded by the coding sequence ATGAGCGCACGGGATGACGAACTGAAAGCACAGTTGGCGCGCGCCGGCATCGACAGCGCCACGGCTCAGGCCGCGCTGGATGTCGATGCGATTCTGCAAGTCTGGCGCCGCAAGGTCTTCAAGCGCGAAATCGGCCTGCGCGCGATCTCGGAACTGGGGCTGGACATCGAACTGGCGGAACTGGACGTGCTGATGGCGGTCCGCGCCCCGTCCAATGAATTCGGCGACGCCACAGGCGAAGAGACCATGGTCTCGACCGTTGCCTCACGACTGGCTATCGACCCCTCCCGCGCCAGCCGCTTGACCAGCGCCCTAATCAAACGCGGTTTCCTGTGTCGGGCGGTCAGCCAGCAGGACGCGCGCCGCGCCGTTCTGCAACTGACCGACACCGGGGAACGCGCCATCGCGGCCGTGCGCAGCTACAAATTCATGGTCCTCGGATCGTACCTCAAGGGCTGGACGCCAGAGGAAATCGCCACTTTCCTGCCCTTGCTGGATCGCTTCTCCGCTTGGTCAGAAAGCGCCGCTTGCCCATCCGGCCCTGTGGTCGAGGAAATCGCCGCCCTGCGCGACACGCTGAACACCCCCAAACGCGACACCTGA
- the xdhA gene encoding xanthine dehydrogenase small subunit: MDISFLLNGESVELREVPATVTLLDWLREQRGLTGTKEGCNEGDCGACSVMVTDAKGARTLNACILFLPQLHGKAVRTVEGLSGPNGTLHPVQQTLIDYHGSQCGFCTPGFAVSMATAHLNGDTNHNDALAGNLCRCTGYAPILRAARAAADVPAPDWLKSDQGFFCPEISSGGAGAAGRGADGPPLPCLAPQTTDELAQLYAENPDATLVAGATDVGLWITKQLRDLDKVIFLNRCADLQEITETDSTIRIGAGVTMDRVHALMKDHHPSYAEMIRRYGSTQVRNAATIGGNIANGSPIGDNPPALIALGATLHLRHGDIPRDLPLEAFFVDYGKQDRAKGEFVEAVSIPKQPDTLRVYKLSKRFDQDISAVCGAFNLTITDGIVTQARIAFGGMAGIPKRATHVEAAITGLPWTEATVDAAAPAWAQDFSPMSDMRASADYRLTAARNMLRRALAEDQGHATRVLEVRP, encoded by the coding sequence ATGGATATTTCCTTTCTTCTGAACGGAGAGAGCGTGGAACTGCGGGAGGTCCCGGCCACCGTCACGCTGCTCGACTGGCTGCGCGAACAGCGCGGCCTCACCGGCACCAAAGAGGGCTGTAATGAGGGCGACTGCGGCGCCTGCAGCGTCATGGTAACGGACGCCAAGGGCGCGCGCACGCTCAACGCCTGCATCCTGTTCCTGCCGCAACTGCACGGCAAGGCGGTCCGCACGGTCGAGGGCCTGTCCGGCCCAAATGGCACCCTGCACCCGGTGCAACAGACGCTTATCGACTATCACGGCAGCCAATGCGGCTTTTGCACCCCCGGATTTGCCGTCTCCATGGCAACGGCTCACCTGAACGGCGACACCAATCACAACGACGCGCTGGCGGGCAACCTCTGCCGCTGCACCGGCTACGCCCCGATCCTGCGCGCCGCCCGCGCTGCCGCAGACGTGCCTGCACCGGATTGGCTCAAATCGGACCAAGGTTTCTTCTGTCCTGAAATATCCTCAGGGGGGGCCGGCGCAGCCGGGCGGGGGGCAGACGGCCCCCCTCTGCCCTGTCTCGCCCCGCAAACCACCGATGAACTGGCGCAACTCTACGCCGAAAACCCTGACGCCACGTTGGTGGCCGGGGCGACAGATGTTGGCCTCTGGATCACCAAACAACTACGCGATCTGGACAAGGTCATCTTTCTCAACCGCTGCGCGGACCTGCAAGAGATCACTGAAACGGACAGCACAATCCGCATCGGCGCAGGTGTCACCATGGACCGCGTCCACGCGCTGATGAAAGACCACCACCCCAGCTACGCCGAGATGATCCGACGCTATGGCTCTACTCAGGTGCGCAACGCGGCGACCATCGGCGGCAACATCGCCAACGGCTCTCCCATCGGGGACAATCCGCCAGCCCTCATCGCGCTGGGGGCCACCCTGCACCTGCGCCACGGCGACATCCCGCGTGACCTGCCGCTGGAGGCGTTTTTTGTCGATTACGGCAAACAGGACCGCGCCAAGGGAGAGTTTGTCGAGGCCGTCTCGATCCCGAAACAACCCGATACCCTGCGGGTCTACAAACTGTCCAAACGCTTTGATCAGGACATTTCGGCCGTCTGCGGGGCCTTCAACCTGACCATCACTGATGGGATCGTCACACAGGCACGCATCGCCTTTGGCGGCATGGCGGGCATCCCAAAACGCGCCACACATGTCGAGGCCGCAATCACCGGTTTGCCATGGACAGAGGCCACGGTAGACGCCGCTGCGCCCGCCTGGGCGCAGGACTTCTCCCCGATGTCCGACATGCGCGCCAGCGCCGATTACCGCCTGACCGCCGCACGCAACATGCTGCGCCGCGCGCTCGCCGAGGATCAGGGCCACGCCACCCGCGTGCTGGAGGTCCGTCCATGA
- the xdhB gene encoding xanthine dehydrogenase molybdopterin binding subunit: MSVNKPLPHDAARLHVTGRARYVDDIPTPASCLHLAFGISPIAAGRLIALDLDAVRAAPGVVGVWTHADLPSGCDCSPSNHDEPMLSDGTIHYQGQPLFLVAADSHLAARKAVTLAGIETEATPPILTIEQALAADSRFEEGPRIWSRGNVETAISSAAHQIEGRIEIGGQEHFYLEGQAALVTSQEDGDMHVVSSTQHPTEIQHKVADALNLSMHNVRVETRRMGGGFGGKESQGNALAIACAVVAAATGRPAKMRYDRDDDMIITGKRHDFRIDYRVGVDSDGVIEGIEFLHYTRCGWAQDLSLPVADRAMLHADNAYFLPAVRIESHRLKTNTQSATAFRGFGGPQGVVGVERVMDHIAHVLGRDPLQIRRANYYDRSEGGAAPHSDKPSPPGRIFAEKKPRKVTPYGQDVTDFILHEMTDTLAQSCSYATRRADVAAWNAANPVLKRGLALTPVKFGISFTLTHLNQAGALVHVYQDGSIAMNHGGTEMGQGLFQKVAQVAAQVFGVPVETVRITATDTGKVPNTSATAASSGSDLNGAAVRIACETLRTRMADYLAQMHQCPPDKVVFDGGRVSVGGQDLSFAEAAAFCYAGRVSLSATGFYKTPDITWDRLRGDGRPFYYFAYGAACTEVVVDTLTGEYRMLRADILHDAGKSLNPAIDIGQVEGGFVQGAGWLTTEELVWDDHGRLRTHAPSTYKIPACSDAPEVFNVTLWDGENQEDTVYRSKAVGEPPLMLGVSAFLALSDAVAACGAVYPALDAPATPERVLAAIGRVQA; encoded by the coding sequence ATGAGCGTGAACAAACCCCTGCCCCACGACGCCGCCCGCCTGCATGTCACTGGCCGCGCGCGTTACGTCGATGACATTCCGACACCGGCCAGTTGCCTGCACCTTGCCTTTGGCATCTCCCCCATCGCCGCCGGACGGCTGATCGCGCTGGACCTTGATGCCGTGCGCGCAGCCCCCGGTGTGGTCGGCGTCTGGACGCACGCGGACCTGCCTTCGGGCTGCGATTGCTCTCCGTCAAACCATGATGAGCCGATGCTGTCGGACGGCACGATCCACTATCAGGGCCAACCGCTGTTCCTTGTCGCCGCCGACAGCCACCTTGCCGCCCGCAAGGCGGTGACGCTCGCCGGGATCGAAACCGAGGCGACACCGCCAATCCTGACCATCGAACAGGCGCTGGCTGCCGACAGCCGTTTTGAAGAAGGCCCCCGCATCTGGTCGCGCGGCAACGTCGAAACCGCCATCTCCAGCGCCGCGCACCAGATCGAGGGCCGCATCGAGATCGGCGGGCAAGAGCATTTCTACCTCGAAGGTCAGGCCGCGCTGGTGACATCGCAGGAAGACGGCGACATGCATGTGGTGTCGTCGACCCAACACCCGACAGAAATCCAGCACAAGGTTGCCGATGCGCTGAACCTGTCGATGCACAACGTCCGAGTCGAGACGCGGCGCATGGGCGGCGGCTTTGGCGGCAAGGAAAGTCAGGGCAACGCGCTGGCCATCGCCTGCGCCGTCGTGGCCGCCGCCACCGGACGGCCCGCCAAGATGCGCTATGACCGCGACGATGACATGATCATCACCGGCAAGAGGCATGATTTCCGCATCGACTATCGGGTGGGTGTGGACAGCGACGGCGTGATCGAGGGCATCGAATTTCTGCACTACACCCGCTGCGGCTGGGCGCAGGATCTGTCCCTGCCCGTGGCAGACCGCGCGATGTTACACGCCGACAACGCCTATTTCCTGCCCGCCGTGCGGATTGAATCGCACCGGCTGAAAACCAACACCCAAAGCGCAACCGCCTTTCGCGGTTTCGGCGGTCCGCAAGGTGTGGTCGGGGTAGAGCGGGTCATGGATCACATTGCCCATGTTCTGGGTCGCGACCCGTTGCAGATCCGACGGGCGAATTATTACGACAGGTCAGAGGGGGGCGCTGCCCCCCACTCGGACAAGCCGAGCCCCCCCGGGCGTATTTTTGCAGAAAAGAAGCCGCGAAAGGTCACGCCCTACGGACAGGACGTCACCGATTTCATCCTGCACGAGATGACCGACACGCTGGCCCAGTCCTGCAGCTATGCCACGCGGCGGGCGGATGTGGCGGCGTGGAACGCCGCCAATCCGGTTCTCAAGCGGGGGTTGGCGCTGACGCCAGTCAAGTTCGGGATTTCCTTCACGCTCACCCATCTCAATCAGGCGGGTGCCTTGGTGCATGTCTATCAGGACGGATCCATCGCCATGAACCACGGCGGCACCGAAATGGGACAGGGCTTGTTCCAGAAGGTGGCGCAGGTGGCCGCGCAGGTTTTTGGCGTCCCGGTCGAGACCGTGCGCATCACGGCCACCGACACCGGCAAGGTGCCAAATACCTCGGCCACGGCGGCCTCGTCCGGGTCTGATTTGAACGGTGCCGCGGTCCGAATTGCCTGTGAGACGCTGCGCACGCGGATGGCCGACTATCTGGCGCAGATGCACCAGTGTCCGCCCGATAAGGTTGTTTTTGACGGTGGGCGCGTGTCGGTCGGCGGACAGGACTTGAGTTTCGCCGAAGCGGCCGCCTTTTGCTACGCGGGCCGTGTCAGCCTGTCGGCGACCGGGTTCTACAAAACACCCGACATCACATGGGACAGGCTGCGCGGAGACGGGCGGCCGTTTTACTATTTCGCCTATGGCGCCGCCTGTACCGAGGTTGTCGTGGACACGTTGACCGGCGAATACCGGATGCTGCGCGCCGATATCCTGCACGATGCGGGCAAGTCCCTGAACCCGGCCATCGACATTGGTCAGGTCGAGGGCGGCTTTGTCCAAGGCGCGGGCTGGCTGACGACCGAGGAACTGGTCTGGGACGATCACGGTCGTTTGCGCACTCACGCGCCGTCGACCTACAAGATCCCCGCCTGTTCGGACGCCCCCGAGGTGTTCAATGTGACGCTCTGGGACGGTGAAAACCAAGAGGACACAGTCTATCGGTCCAAGGCGGTCGGAGAGCCGCCATTGATGTTGGGCGTCTCGGCGTTTTTGGCGCTGTCGGATGCGGTGGCCGCCTGTGGCGCGGTCTATCCGGCGCTGGATGCCCCCGCGACACCTGAACGGGTGCTGGCCGCCATCGGTCGGGTACAGGCATGA
- the xdhC gene encoding xanthine dehydrogenase accessory protein XdhC, whose translation MSFDRDALARAVAAHGRVARVVVADVAGSTPREVGASMLVWSDRDGLRQAGTIGGGALEFEAVRAAFDRSGLTRHPLGPSLGQCCGGAVTLLTEQFDADAVAALADRAVVARGAGDMPLAVKRVLDRARARGEAAEPQLRQGWMIEPVAPPALPVWIWGAGHVGRAIVATLAPLPGLALTWVDTGPDRFPADVPEGITILPTPMPDRAMARAPQHAAHLILTYSHELDFTLCHAALRHGFGFCGLIGSDTKKARFYKRLQALGHHPAQIDAICCPIGQKDLGKHPQAIAIGTATQLLRLQKTRDDRAWTTHSSASGA comes from the coding sequence ATGAGTTTTGACCGCGACGCCCTTGCCCGCGCCGTTGCCGCTCATGGTCGGGTTGCACGCGTCGTTGTTGCGGATGTGGCGGGATCAACGCCACGGGAAGTGGGCGCGTCGATGCTGGTCTGGTCGGACAGGGACGGCCTCCGGCAGGCTGGCACCATCGGCGGCGGCGCATTGGAGTTTGAGGCCGTGCGCGCAGCCTTTGACCGCTCGGGGCTGACACGGCACCCGCTTGGCCCATCGCTGGGCCAATGCTGTGGTGGGGCGGTGACCCTGTTGACGGAGCAATTCGACGCCGACGCCGTCGCCGCACTGGCGGACCGGGCCGTCGTCGCGCGGGGCGCGGGTGACATGCCCCTTGCCGTCAAACGCGTGCTGGATCGCGCCCGTGCCCGTGGCGAAGCGGCAGAGCCCCAATTGCGACAGGGCTGGATGATCGAACCTGTGGCGCCGCCCGCCTTACCCGTCTGGATCTGGGGCGCAGGTCATGTCGGACGGGCCATTGTGGCCACGCTGGCCCCCTTGCCGGGGCTTGCACTAACGTGGGTGGACACTGGACCGGATCGCTTTCCCGCGGATGTGCCCGAAGGCATCACCATTTTACCGACGCCCATGCCGGACCGCGCCATGGCCCGCGCACCGCAACACGCCGCGCACCTGATCCTGACCTACAGCCACGAGCTTGACTTTACCCTATGCCACGCGGCGCTCCGGCACGGCTTTGGCTTTTGCGGCTTGATCGGGTCGGACACGAAAAAGGCGCGCTTCTACAAACGATTGCAGGCGCTGGGCCACCACCCTGCGCAAATCGACGCCATCTGCTGCCCAATCGGGCAGAAAGACCTTGGCAAACACCCGCAGGCCATTGCCATCGGCACCGCGACCCAGCTACTCAGATTGCAAAAAACAAGGGATGACAGGGCGTGGACGACGCACTCCTCAGCCTCAGGGGCTTGA
- a CDS encoding ABC transporter ATP-binding protein — translation MDDALLSLRGLTKIYPGVIANDDVSFDIGRGEIHALLGENGAGKSTLVKMIYGLVAPDKGEMQLDGARYAPAKPSEARRAGIAMVFQHFSLFDALSVAENVALGMETPPPMSDLARQIREVSETYGLPLDPGRTVGTLSAGERQRVEIIRCLLQNPRLLIMDEPTSVLTPQEVDILFETLRKLKAEGTSILYISHKLEEIRALCDNATILRLGKKVDTCIPSQSSARQMAEMMVGSSFATPEARGGTAGEVLLAVRDLQLPAPGAFGTPLRGISFEVRAGEVLGIGGVAGNGQDELLSALSGERAAPAGSIMLDGKDISRAGPVARRGMGVLSGPEERLGHAAAPDMSLIENGVLTAARSEGMLTRGFISWAKARSFAEEVIAHFDVRTPSPGTAARALSGGNLQKFVVGREILQGPQVLVLNQPTWGVDAAAAAFIRQSVLDLAAKGAAVVVISQDLDELMEVSDRFGALNEGRLSQTPPVSSLNIEQIGLMMGGAHDMEVAHVDA, via the coding sequence GTGGACGACGCACTCCTCAGCCTCAGGGGCTTGACCAAGATCTATCCCGGCGTGATCGCCAATGACGACGTGTCCTTTGATATCGGGCGCGGCGAGATCCACGCCTTGCTTGGGGAAAACGGCGCAGGCAAGTCAACGCTGGTCAAGATGATCTACGGGCTGGTGGCCCCGGACAAGGGAGAGATGCAGCTGGATGGTGCGCGCTATGCGCCCGCCAAACCGTCAGAGGCGCGCCGCGCCGGTATCGCCATGGTGTTTCAGCATTTCTCGCTGTTCGATGCGCTCAGCGTGGCAGAAAACGTGGCGCTTGGGATGGAAACCCCGCCGCCCATGTCCGACCTCGCCCGCCAGATCCGCGAGGTGTCGGAAACCTATGGCCTGCCGCTGGATCCCGGTCGCACCGTTGGAACGCTGTCCGCCGGGGAACGGCAAAGGGTCGAGATCATTCGATGCCTGCTGCAGAACCCGCGCCTGCTGATCATGGATGAACCGACCAGCGTGCTGACCCCGCAAGAGGTCGACATCCTGTTCGAAACCCTGCGCAAGCTGAAGGCCGAAGGCACCTCCATCCTCTATATCTCGCACAAGCTGGAAGAAATCCGCGCCCTGTGTGACAACGCCACCATCCTGCGGCTGGGCAAGAAGGTGGACACCTGCATTCCGTCGCAATCCTCGGCCCGGCAGATGGCCGAAATGATGGTCGGGTCCAGCTTTGCCACCCCCGAGGCGCGCGGCGGCACCGCAGGAGAGGTGCTGCTGGCGGTGCGCGATCTGCAACTGCCCGCCCCCGGCGCATTCGGCACCCCCCTGCGCGGCATCAGCTTTGAGGTCCGCGCCGGTGAGGTGCTGGGCATTGGCGGCGTGGCGGGCAACGGTCAGGACGAACTGCTGTCGGCCCTGTCTGGCGAACGCGCCGCCCCGGCGGGCAGCATCATGCTGGACGGCAAGGACATCAGCCGCGCCGGTCCGGTGGCGCGGCGCGGGATGGGGGTGCTGTCCGGCCCCGAAGAACGGCTGGGCCATGCCGCCGCCCCGGATATGAGCCTGATCGAAAACGGCGTGCTGACAGCCGCGCGAAGCGAAGGGATGCTGACGCGCGGGTTCATCTCCTGGGCCAAGGCGCGGAGCTTTGCCGAAGAGGTGATTGCCCATTTTGACGTGCGCACGCCCAGCCCGGGCACGGCGGCGCGGGCGTTGTCCGGTGGCAACCTGCAGAAATTCGTGGTCGGTCGTGAGATCCTGCAAGGCCCGCAGGTGCTGGTGCTGAACCAGCCCACGTGGGGCGTGGACGCGGCGGCGGCGGCCTTTATCCGTCAATCCGTCCTCGACCTGGCAGCCAAAGGGGCGGCCGTTGTGGTGATCAGTCAGGATCTGGATGAGTTGATGGAGGTGTCCGACCGCTTCGGCGCTCTGAATGAGGGCCGCCTGTCGCAGACACCCCCGGTCTCCAGCCTGAACATCGAACAGATCGGCCTGATGATGGGCGGCGCACACGACATGGAGGTCGCCCATGTGGATGCCTGA
- a CDS encoding ABC transporter permease: MIRLEKRPQPSRLWTILAPVLAVLLTMFVGGLLFAALGANPFEAIRTIFWDPIFNAQFASFTRPQLLVKAAPLILIAIGLSIGFRAGIWNIGAEGQYIMGAICGAAAGLALYPSESLLIFPMMVLAGALGGWVWAMIPAILKTRFGTNEILVSLMLVYVAETILGSVATGLLRNPEGRGFPGSRNFKQWDAAHNAEIFSGTGMHWGVVFAFIAVIGAYVLLTRHILGYNIRLTGEAPRAARFSGVRPARIVLICLGLSGLLAGMAGLFEVTGPAGQISIDFNSGYGFTAIIVAFLGRLNPVGILLAGLLMALTYIGGELAQLMLGVPGASIQLFQGMLLFFLLGVDVFTNYRLRIGRREIA, from the coding sequence ATGATCCGGCTTGAAAAACGCCCCCAGCCATCGCGGCTCTGGACCATCCTTGCCCCTGTTCTGGCCGTGCTGTTGACCATGTTCGTCGGCGGACTGCTGTTCGCCGCGCTCGGCGCAAATCCGTTCGAGGCGATCCGCACCATCTTCTGGGATCCGATCTTTAATGCGCAATTCGCGTCGTTCACCCGGCCGCAACTGCTGGTCAAGGCCGCGCCGCTGATCCTGATCGCCATCGGCCTCAGCATCGGGTTTCGCGCCGGGATCTGGAACATCGGCGCAGAGGGTCAATACATCATGGGCGCGATCTGCGGCGCCGCCGCCGGGCTGGCGCTCTACCCGTCGGAAAGCCTGCTGATCTTCCCGATGATGGTCCTCGCCGGGGCCTTGGGCGGCTGGGTCTGGGCGATGATCCCCGCCATCCTGAAAACACGCTTCGGCACCAATGAAATCCTCGTGTCACTGATGCTGGTCTATGTCGCCGAAACCATCCTTGGATCCGTCGCCACTGGCCTCCTGCGCAACCCGGAAGGCCGCGGCTTTCCCGGCTCACGCAACTTCAAACAATGGGACGCCGCCCACAACGCCGAAATTTTCTCCGGCACGGGCATGCACTGGGGCGTGGTCTTTGCCTTCATCGCGGTGATCGGCGCCTACGTCCTGCTGACCCGCCACATCCTCGGCTACAACATCCGTCTCACCGGAGAAGCCCCCCGCGCCGCACGCTTCTCGGGCGTGCGCCCGGCGCGTATCGTCCTGATCTGCCTTGGGCTTTCGGGCTTGCTGGCCGGCATGGCGGGCCTGTTCGAGGTCACCGGTCCTGCCGGGCAAATCTCCATCGACTTCAACTCAGGCTACGGGTTCACCGCCATCATCGTGGCCTTCCTCGGCCGCCTCAATCCCGTTGGCATCCTGCTGGCCGGGTTGCTGATGGCACTGACCTACATCGGCGGCGAACTGGCGCAACTGATGCTCGGCGTGCCCGGTGCCTCGATCCAGCTGTTCCAGGGCATGCTGCTGTTCTTCCTGCTGGGCGTCGACGTCTTCACCAACTACCGCCTGCGCATCGGCCGAAGAGAGATCGCATGA
- a CDS encoding ABC transporter permease, with translation MDLSSINPILLIASIMVSATPILLAAIGEMVVEKSGVLNLGVEGMMITGAVVGFAVAVNSTSPAAGFLAAAVASALLSLAFGVLTQFLLSNQVATGLGLTLVGLGMSSLIGKPYEGIKSPTLPKLDIPVLSDIPVLGRMLFSHDLMVYLSLVLVACVWAFLKYTRAGLILRAVGESHDSAHALGYKVVRIRLLAILFGGACAGLGGAYLSLVRVPQWTEGMTAGAGWIALAIVVFASWRAGRVAIGAYLFGGVTVLQLNLQAAGADVPVALLSASPYLVTIIVLVIISALGAHGAPASLGRPFHASS, from the coding sequence ATGGACCTGAGCTCAATCAATCCCATCCTCCTGATCGCCTCCATCATGGTTTCGGCGACACCGATCCTGCTCGCCGCCATAGGTGAGATGGTGGTGGAAAAATCCGGCGTCCTGAACCTCGGGGTTGAGGGCATGATGATCACCGGCGCGGTGGTCGGCTTTGCCGTTGCGGTCAACTCGACCTCACCCGCCGCCGGGTTTCTGGCCGCTGCCGTCGCCTCTGCCCTGCTGTCGCTGGCCTTTGGCGTGCTGACCCAGTTTCTGCTGTCCAATCAGGTCGCCACCGGCCTTGGCCTGACGCTGGTGGGCCTTGGCATGTCCAGCCTGATCGGCAAACCCTATGAGGGGATCAAATCCCCCACATTGCCCAAGCTGGACATCCCCGTTCTTTCGGACATCCCGGTGCTGGGTCGGATGCTGTTCAGCCATGACCTGATGGTCTACCTCAGCCTTGTGCTGGTCGCCTGCGTCTGGGCCTTTCTGAAATACACCCGCGCCGGGCTGATCCTGCGCGCGGTGGGCGAAAGCCACGACAGCGCCCATGCGTTGGGCTACAAGGTCGTGCGCATCCGCCTGTTGGCCATCCTGTTCGGTGGGGCCTGCGCGGGCCTTGGCGGTGCCTACCTCAGCCTTGTCCGCGTGCCGCAATGGACCGAGGGCATGACCGCAGGCGCGGGCTGGATCGCACTGGCCATCGTGGTCTTCGCCAGTTGGCGCGCGGGTCGCGTGGCCATTGGTGCCTATCTCTTTGGGGGCGTCACCGTGCTGCAACTGAACCTGCAAGCTGCCGGGGCCGATGTGCCTGTCGCGCTCTTGTCGGCCTCGCCCTATCTTGTCACGATCATCGTTTTGGTGATCATCTCGGCCCTTGGCGCACATGGCGCACCCGCTTCGCTGGGCCGACCATTCCACGCCTCATCCTGA